A single window of Candidatus Eremiobacteraceae bacterium DNA harbors:
- a CDS encoding helix-turn-helix domain-containing protein, with product MSRNTRANIRTNIRTMMLPTGDTMEAAGRPHFGALLRQFRLDAGLTQQDLAERAKLSVEAVSLLERGARTRPRRETVILLGRALALPPERQALLGSAIGIAHPTRQRERSEALHASLLTIVRPDAQAAPGHNLPHQLTSFVGRQREVNEIGALVREHRLVTLVGSGGVGKTRVAVQVGSDSLGGCPDGVWLVDLAPLPDQSLVASAVLTTLQLPSATGSAVDTVVAYLKTRRALLILDNCEHVIAKTRELAAGILESCPHVHILSTSREALDVAGERTYYLPSLEVPPESLRSAKEALPYGGIALFVDRALAVDASFVLTDENVRDVAEICRRLDGIPLAIELAAARVKTLAPHQIVLLLDQRFRLLTGGDRRALPRHQTMTALIDWSYDLLTPRERLFFESLSVFAGSFTLEAATSLCATSGEGDIEVIDLVASLVTKSLLLAELVGTEQRYRLLESSRQYAREKLTARGEHEQLARHHALVYLELAQQLERAPDTMPHRVWSAQANVELENWRAALDWSLGKRHDVAVGQRLAAAHRVIWRTFPLVEGRRWVRAALDLVDELTPPDLVARLEHAEAEGAQQFGERKVSLAAAERALARYRELGDILGIAQTECLMCASLVLLGRTSEAEPLLRSALEAARMIGARRLTANVLMTMGWSRCAVGDFAGARVRLTEALGLAKVLGDDVFAASVTASLAENEFGADDPETAIQLAIDVLELLRATNSLTAAPGMAATLTNMATYLVASGRYDEAQVRADEALEVARGLKLSALASLSLRVLALVAMLKPHVEGRPTSAEYAGAARLFGFLGARLSMVEPEKYDLQREHDRALLVLRGAIGSDALTQLMGAGATMTEDEAIHQARAIL from the coding sequence ATGTCCAGGAACACCCGTGCAAATATCCGGACAAATATCCGTACAATGATGTTGCCGACAGGGGATACGATGGAGGCTGCGGGTCGCCCCCACTTCGGGGCACTGCTCAGACAGTTTCGCCTGGATGCCGGATTGACGCAGCAAGACTTGGCCGAGCGTGCCAAGCTGAGCGTAGAGGCCGTCAGCTTGCTCGAGCGCGGAGCCAGAACTCGGCCCCGGCGGGAGACCGTGATCTTGCTTGGGCGGGCGCTTGCGCTGCCGCCGGAGCGTCAGGCGCTCCTGGGAAGCGCGATAGGCATCGCACATCCAACTCGGCAACGCGAGCGCAGCGAGGCGCTGCACGCATCACTGTTGACGATAGTACGTCCCGACGCGCAAGCGGCCCCGGGGCACAATCTCCCGCATCAACTAACATCCTTTGTCGGCCGGCAACGAGAGGTCAACGAGATCGGCGCGCTCGTGCGTGAACACAGGCTCGTGACGCTTGTCGGCTCAGGCGGAGTCGGCAAGACGCGCGTCGCGGTGCAGGTTGGGAGCGACTCTCTCGGCGGTTGTCCAGACGGAGTGTGGTTGGTCGACCTGGCGCCGCTCCCGGACCAATCGCTTGTCGCGAGCGCGGTATTGACAACCCTGCAGCTTCCTTCCGCCACCGGCTCCGCCGTAGACACCGTCGTCGCATACCTCAAGACGCGCCGCGCTTTACTCATCCTTGATAACTGTGAGCACGTGATCGCAAAGACGCGCGAGCTCGCGGCCGGTATCCTTGAGTCGTGCCCTCACGTGCATATCCTGTCGACCAGTCGAGAGGCTTTGGACGTGGCGGGTGAACGGACGTACTACTTGCCGTCGCTTGAGGTGCCGCCCGAGTCACTTCGGAGTGCGAAAGAAGCGCTGCCCTACGGCGGTATTGCGCTGTTTGTCGATCGCGCGCTCGCCGTAGACGCAAGCTTTGTGTTGACCGACGAAAACGTGCGAGATGTCGCCGAGATCTGCCGGCGGCTGGACGGCATCCCACTCGCGATCGAACTCGCCGCCGCTCGCGTGAAGACGCTCGCACCTCATCAGATCGTCCTGCTGCTCGATCAGCGCTTCCGCCTGCTCACCGGCGGCGATCGCCGGGCGTTACCGCGGCACCAGACGATGACCGCTCTGATCGACTGGAGTTACGACCTACTGACCCCGCGCGAACGATTGTTCTTCGAGTCGCTTTCGGTCTTCGCCGGCAGCTTCACGCTCGAGGCGGCAACCTCACTCTGTGCAACCAGCGGCGAAGGCGACATCGAGGTGATCGACCTCGTCGCGTCGCTCGTCACGAAATCCCTCCTGCTCGCCGAGTTGGTCGGGACCGAGCAGCGTTATCGCCTGCTAGAATCGTCGCGGCAGTACGCGCGGGAAAAGCTGACGGCCCGAGGTGAGCACGAGCAACTGGCGCGGCATCATGCACTCGTGTACTTGGAATTGGCGCAGCAGCTCGAACGCGCACCGGATACAATGCCCCATCGGGTGTGGTCCGCGCAGGCGAACGTGGAACTGGAGAATTGGCGCGCGGCGCTCGACTGGTCGCTCGGCAAACGACACGATGTCGCCGTGGGGCAACGCCTAGCCGCTGCTCATAGGGTGATTTGGCGAACTTTCCCACTCGTGGAGGGAAGGCGTTGGGTGCGCGCGGCGCTCGACTTGGTCGACGAACTCACGCCGCCCGATCTTGTAGCGCGACTGGAGCACGCCGAGGCGGAGGGTGCTCAACAATTCGGCGAACGAAAGGTGTCGTTGGCGGCGGCGGAGCGAGCTCTCGCGCGATACCGCGAACTCGGTGACATATTGGGAATCGCTCAAACCGAGTGCTTGATGTGTGCGTCGCTCGTTCTCTTGGGAAGAACATCGGAGGCAGAGCCGTTGTTGCGGTCGGCCCTGGAGGCGGCTCGCATGATCGGCGCTCGGCGGCTAACGGCCAACGTCCTGATGACAATGGGTTGGAGCCGTTGCGCAGTCGGTGACTTCGCCGGCGCCCGCGTTCGCCTCACCGAGGCCCTTGGGCTTGCGAAGGTGCTCGGCGATGACGTGTTTGCGGCGTCCGTAACGGCAAGTCTCGCCGAGAATGAGTTTGGTGCGGACGATCCAGAAACCGCAATCCAGCTCGCGATCGATGTGCTCGAACTTCTGCGCGCCACGAATTCCTTGACAGCGGCGCCCGGCATGGCCGCAACGCTCACTAACATGGCCACGTATCTGGTCGCTTCGGGTCGATACGACGAGGCGCAGGTGCGTGCAGATGAGGCGCTCGAAGTCGCGCGTGGGCTCAAGCTCAGCGCGTTGGCTTCCTTATCGCTACGGGTCCTTGCTTTAGTGGCCATGCTAAAACCTCACGTTGAAGGCCGACCGACTTCCGCAGAGTATGCAGGAGCAGCTCGGCTCTTCGGTTTTCTCGGCGCTCGTCTCAGCATGGTCGAGCCGGAGAAGTACGACTTGCAGCGCGAACACGATCGCGCGCTGTTGGTGCTTCGCGGTGCGATCGGCTCCGACGCTCTCACGCAATTGATGGGTGCAGGCGCGACGATGACCGAAGATGAGGCGATTCACCAGGCCCGCGCGATTCTATAA
- a CDS encoding gamma-glutamyltransferase family protein, which yields MAPACGAVRGDRAEGWLAQSRSPVLARNGIVVTSQPLAAQAGLRILMAGGNAVDAAVATAAALNVTEPMNVGLGGDLFAIVYIAKEHKVHVLNASGTAPTGATLARFNALGYKYDPHDWGPGSGMPPGGILDVTVPGAAWGWDEMLRRYGTMKLDRALAPAVDYAENGFPVSERIAHEWELPDALPLRGCCTRLDPDSVKTWYIDGAQPVTGQIFRNQQLAHTLRLLQKYGRDVFYKGQIARAIVAKSNALGGTMTLADLARYHGEWVDPVSTNYHGYDVMELPPPSQGFAALEALNILAQCVPKLLPGQSLASLGPANPLYWHMLVEAKKLAYADLYAYNADPDHVVVPTSKLLSNAYASSLCAKIDPAHAASTGPPGKYGDTGDTIVLSTADRFGNMVSWVNSNYDGFGSGITVPGYGFILHDRGALFTLDPKSPNAIAPQKRPYNTLMAGFVLHGGRPFMTLGLMGGDMQAQGHVQALVDIIDLGANVQQAGDMARFRHFQITNRLYLESPLYELVGDRLKAMGHDVRSSDRAPMGGYQAIMVLPSGAYAAGSDFGKDGEAVGW from the coding sequence ATGGCGCCGGCGTGCGGCGCCGTTCGCGGAGATCGCGCCGAGGGATGGCTCGCACAGAGCCGCTCGCCCGTGTTGGCGCGCAACGGCATCGTGGTCACGAGTCAGCCGCTTGCGGCACAGGCCGGACTTCGAATTCTCATGGCCGGCGGAAACGCCGTCGACGCCGCCGTCGCAACTGCTGCCGCGCTCAACGTGACCGAACCTATGAACGTTGGGTTGGGCGGCGATCTTTTCGCCATCGTCTACATCGCGAAAGAGCACAAAGTCCACGTGCTCAATGCGAGCGGAACCGCGCCGACCGGCGCAACGCTCGCGCGCTTCAACGCGCTCGGCTACAAGTATGACCCGCATGACTGGGGTCCCGGCTCGGGGATGCCGCCGGGTGGCATCCTCGACGTCACTGTTCCAGGCGCTGCTTGGGGCTGGGACGAGATGCTTCGGCGCTACGGCACGATGAAGCTTGATCGCGCGCTCGCGCCTGCGGTGGACTATGCCGAAAACGGATTTCCGGTTTCAGAACGCATTGCGCACGAATGGGAACTACCGGATGCGCTTCCGTTGCGCGGTTGCTGCACGCGGCTCGATCCCGATTCGGTGAAGACATGGTACATCGACGGCGCGCAGCCCGTCACCGGACAGATCTTCCGCAATCAACAGCTCGCGCATACCTTGCGGCTTTTGCAGAAGTATGGACGCGACGTCTTCTACAAGGGCCAGATCGCTCGCGCTATCGTCGCCAAATCAAACGCGCTCGGCGGCACGATGACATTGGCCGATCTTGCGCGATACCACGGCGAATGGGTGGATCCGGTAAGCACGAACTATCACGGCTACGACGTCATGGAATTGCCGCCGCCCTCGCAGGGGTTTGCGGCTCTCGAAGCCCTCAACATTCTCGCGCAATGCGTTCCCAAATTGCTGCCCGGGCAATCGCTCGCGTCGTTGGGGCCCGCGAACCCGCTGTACTGGCACATGCTCGTCGAAGCGAAAAAGCTCGCGTATGCGGACCTCTATGCATACAACGCCGACCCCGACCATGTCGTGGTACCAACAAGCAAACTCTTGTCAAACGCGTATGCGTCGTCATTGTGCGCGAAGATCGATCCGGCGCATGCGGCGAGCACGGGCCCGCCGGGGAAATACGGCGACACGGGCGACACGATCGTGCTGTCCACTGCCGACCGCTTCGGCAACATGGTCTCGTGGGTCAACAGCAACTACGACGGCTTCGGTTCTGGCATCACCGTGCCGGGTTACGGATTCATCTTGCACGATCGTGGAGCGCTTTTCACGCTCGATCCCAAGAGCCCCAATGCGATTGCGCCGCAAAAGCGCCCGTACAACACGCTCATGGCGGGGTTCGTACTGCATGGCGGGCGGCCGTTCATGACGCTCGGTCTCATGGGCGGCGACATGCAGGCGCAGGGGCACGTCCAAGCCCTCGTCGACATCATCGATCTCGGTGCGAACGTGCAACAAGCGGGCGACATGGCGCGCTTCCGGCATTTCCAGATCACCAATCGGTTATACTTGGAATCGCCGTTGTATGAACTCGTCGGCGACCGCCTCAAGGCGATGGGTCATGACGTGCGTTCTTCGGACCGCGCGCCTATGGGCGGATACCAGGCGATCATGGTTCTGCCGAGCGGTGCGTATGCAGCGGGTTCGGATTTCGGGAAAGACGGCGAAGCCGTCGGCTGGTGA